tccagcttgggacccatggcgatgagatggtttgatgccctccagtcgaattccatagattcctttaaacagctAACGTaggcttttggttcccgcttcatcaccagcactagagtccctcggcccctcgattccttcttatccttgtccatgcgggaaggagaaacgctgaaggcctactcggacagatactGGAAAATGTACAACGAGATAGAAGGAAATTACAATGACGTCGCCATTAGTACGTTCAAAAGGGGCCTGCTGACAGAGCATGACTTAAGAAAGTCTCTCACTGGGAAGCCAGTTACCAGCGTGCGCCAACTTATGGACAGAatagacaagtacaaaagggtcgagAAGGACCAGCAGATGGGGAAAGGtaaagcgaaggttgtccctcaggagaggagggacttcaggtcggaccacTTTAACAGCAGTAACAGACCGAGAAGAGACTACGTGGAACAGTCCGGACCTACTGGGGCTCAGGTAGTCCATGCTGTGTTCCCAGAACCATTGCACAAGATCCTGGAGAAGGTAAAGTGCGAACCCTTCTTTCAGTGGCCGAACaggatggcaggcgacccctcaaaacgcaatcagaatctGTACTGCGCGTACCATCAGGAGCCTGGTCACACCACCGATGATTGCAAGAATCTGAAAAACCATTTGGATCggcttgtccgagaaggaaagctgaGGCATCTATTGCACCGCCCTGAACAGTCAAATGTCGAAACCAGACAAGGCAcattgaggccacccattggcacaatcaatgtcattcttgccacACCTAGGAGGACCGGTTCCAGCCCTTTTagagtaatgtcagtgggcAGGTTCCCGACTGAGCCAGACGAAAGGGAATCCAAGAGAGCCAAAGCGAGTGCCACGCCATTGATTGGGTTCACGGAGGAAGACAAGCAAGGAACCCTTCAACCCCACGACGATGCCCTGGTCGTCACAatcagaataggaggttatgacgtgaaaagggtgttagttgatcaaggCAGCGCCGTGGAGGTAATGTACCCCGATTTGTATAAGGGGTTAAACTTGAAGCCAGATGACCTGTCGCCATATGATTCCCCTCTGGTCAGCTTTGAAGGAATAATTGTCATCCCGAAAGACATGATTAGGCTGCCCGTGTAAACAAACTCAGACGTGGTAGAGGTGAATTTCATTGTCGTagatgcatactccccctacacagctattgtggccCGACCgtggcttcatgcactaggAGCTGTGTCATCAACCTTGcaccaaaaagtgaagtatccgtcaggaggtcaaatcaaagaaacaataGGGAATCAAGGAATGGttaggcaatgcatggtgtcggcaatCTCACGACGACCAAATAGGGAACCTTCCACTTCAGCCGAGAgcggcttatagcaatcaatgaCCCCGGTCCCAGCTGTGGATAGTGAAGGACCGGCCATGGAGGTGAACTGTGAGGAGCTAGAGAAAGTACTTGTCGGATTAAACCCTGAGAGGTTTTTTCAGATCGGCTCGGAATTACCACCACAGGAGAAGTCAACGCTAATTGATTTTCTTCGACGAAATGAGGACGTATTCGCCTAGGATCCCTATGAAACCCCCGGGATTGACTCATATCTCATATGCCATCACCTTAATGTCAACCCGGCCATAACACCAAAGAAGCAACCTCCTCGGCAGCCGTCAAAAGAACATGCAAACGCTGTGAGAGAAGAGGtcgcaaaattgaagaaagctggggctatcaaggaagtactctaccctgaatggttggcaaacacagtcgtggtaaagaaaaagagcaggaaatggcgggtctgcgtagacttcacggacttaaacaaggcctgcccgaaggatcctttcccaatgccGCGGATAGACCGATTGGTGGATGCGATCGTCGGACACCCCCGAATGAGCtttttggacgctttccagggctaccatcagatatccctAGCTACCgaagaccaagaaaaaaccGCTTTTATCACCCCAattggaaactatcattataaggtgatgccctttggcttgaagaatgccgggttgacctatcagaggatgatgactaggatatTTGAACAGCAGATGGGTAAAACCGTTGAAGTGTATATAGATGACATAGTAGTAAAAAGCAAATTGGTGGCCGACCACATCAGAGACCTCGGTGAAGTCTTTCAAATTCTGAGAAAGTATAAGCTACAACTGAACgcatccaaatgttcatttggggtgggatcAGGAAAGTTCTTGGGCTATATGGTGACCCACCGAGGAATAGAAGTTAACCCTAACCAAATAAGAGCCATTCATAGCctgcagcctcctcggaaccccaaagaggtccagaagcttaccggcatgatagctgctttaaaccgtttcatctcccgctcggCGGACAGATGCAGACCTTTCTTCCTCCTGTTGCATAAGTGGAAGGGcttcgagtggactgaggagtgtgcattagctttccaacagctcaaggaatacctcgcccgaccacCGATCATGTCCAGCCCCAATGCCGACAAGGTGTTGTTTGCATACATAGCAGCAACCTCTCATGCGGTGAGTTTAGTGCTAATCCGAGAAGACAATGGCACACAGCGAcccgtgtattacgtaagcaaatcGCTGCAGGAGGCAGAGACCCAGTATCTCCCTCTCGAAAAAGCCATATTGGCCGTCGTACAAGCCACGcggaagctcccccactattttcaggcacatacagtAGTTGTGCTAACTCAACTTCCGCTGAAATCCGTCCTCCGCAGTGCCGACTACACAGGTAGAATAGCTAAGTGGGGAACAATCTTgggcgccttcgacattagatacatgcctcgcaccgccaTAAAAGGTCAAGTCATCGCCAATCTAGTAGCTAAATTTGCGGAGCCCACCCTAGAAGGGATGGAAATGTCGGGGTCACCAAGTGCTGATGGGAAACTGATCAGCACAGTCTCTCAACATGAACACAATTGGTGGAAAGCACACAtcgatggtgcagcaaaccaaaggggctcAGGGGTGTGGCTCGTTCTAGTCTCTCCCGAAGGGATAACCATAGAAAAGTCGTTGAGGCTCGGATTCTCTGCCACGAAtaatgaagccgagtatgaggcagTGTTGGAGGGGATGTCGATGATCCGGAAATTAGGTGGAAAATGTGCAagcatattctcggattcgagactcattgtgggacaagtaaatggggaattggaggcgaaggatgaaagaatgcgaGGGTATCTTGCCCGAGCTAAACACTTGCAGACCCATTTCGATGACTTCCGTTTAACGCATATACCCAGGAGTGGGAACACTCATGCTGATTCTCTCACAACtctggccacctcctcggctcagccccttccACGGGTTATTTTAGTTGAAGATCTCTGTTGCCCAACAACAGAGGAGGCCAACGGTAGTCGGGTACACAACGTCGGGGCAGGACCTAACTGGATGGATCCTCTGGTGCTGTTCTTAAAGCGCGACACCTTACCAAACGATAAGGTTGAGGCTAATAAATCAGGAGGAAAGCTTCTCGGTTCtggctgtccgaggactccaaactTTACCGACGATCATTCTCGAGGTCATACCTGCTATGTGTGCACCCAGAGGCTACAGAACTCATCCTGgaagagttacatgaagggatcTGTGGAAGCCATACGGGGGGTAGGTCCCTGTGGAAGCCACAGGGCCATGACgttgggttactggtggccgagcatgcacaAAAAAGCTCTAGAATAcgtgaagaagtgcgaccagtgccaaaggttcgccccgAACATACATCAGCCGGGCGAAGAACTTAACCCGCTGTCTAGCCCTTGGCccttcgcacaatggggcctagacatactaggaccATTCCCCAAAGCGGCTGGAAACAAGAAATTTCTTCTCGTCAGcaccgattacttcacaaagAGGGTCGAAGCTGAGGCGCTGGGAAACATTAGGGACGtcgatgtcaagaagtttgtttggaaaaacatcATCACTAGGTTCGGGACCCCACACACCCTGATCTTGGATAACGGCCTCCAGTTTGACAGCAAAGTCTTTAGAGAATACTGCAATGAGCTGGGAATTATCAATCGATACTCCACACCGGCCTACCCACAGGGTAATGGACAGGTGGaagccatcaacaaaaccatagtgaatgaactgaaaaagaggttggacgacgcgaaggagaggtgggttgaagagttAGCCCACGTCTTGTGGACATACCGCACCACGCCTCGCaggtccacgggagaaacccccttttcattGACCTACGGAGCCGAGGCTGTCATCCCACTGGAGATAAACTTCCCAACCCAGAGGACTACTACCTTCGACCCCATTGCCAATAACCGCCTGCTGGAAAAAAGCTTGGATCTCCtcgaagaaaaaagggaaagcgcAATGGTCCACCTAGCATActatcagcaaaagctcaaacaGGGCTATGACTCCAAGGTGAAGTCAAGGCCATTGGCGCCCGGGGAtctagtgctgaggaaagtcaTGGGCACcgcgaggaaccctgcatggggaaagcttggaccGAACTAGGAGGGCCCATACCGTATCACTTCCGTAGCCGGCATAGGGGCatactttttggaagattttGATGAACATGTAGTGCCACGCCCATGGAATATAAATAACCTAAAAAGgtactgttattaatgaaagacaccATTCTTGATGCCATATTACTATGCAGCTACTCgggataagtgttaaacagaactcaagtcctgcttggctcctcggaccatagacttgggggaaattaaccacgcaacaattctctataagtattaaacagaacccaagtcctgcatggctccttggaccacggacttgggggaaattaaccacgcaacgattctcaataagtgttaaacagaactcaagtcctgcCTAGCTCCTCGAatcacagacttgggggaaattaaccacgcaacgattctcagtaagtgttaaacagaactcaagtcctacctggctcctcggatcacagacttgggagaaattaaccacgcaacgattctcagtaagtgttaaacagaactcaagtcctgcctggctcctcggaccacagacttaggggaaattaaccacgcaacgattctcaataagtgttaaacagaacccaagtcctgcctggctccttggaccacagacttggaggaaattaaccacgcaacgatcctcactaagtgttaaacagaactcaagtcctgtctggctccttggaccacagacttgggggaagttaaccacgcaacgattctcaataattgttaaacagaactcaagtcctgcctggctcctcggaccacagacttaggggaaattaaccacgcaacgattctcagtaagtgttaaacagaacccaagtcctgcatggctcctcggatcacagacttgggggaaattaaccacgcaacgattctcaataagtgttaaacagaactcaagtcctgcctagctcctcggaccacagacttgggggaaattaaccacgcaacgattctcaataagtgttaaacagaactcaagtcctgcatggctcctcggaccacagacctgggggaaattaacctcacAACAATTCTCACTAAGCgctaaacaaaacccaagtcctgtatggctcctcggaccatggacttgggggaaattagcCTCGCAGCAATTTTGTCTAGATTATTAACTATCATTCTTTACACATTCATTCACTCATGCTTGGTTTTCAGCGGTTAATGGCAAAATAGACATCCATTTATGataaaaaacagaagaaaaggTAAAACAACAAGAATAAAGGGAAACGACACCTTTCATTAAAATCCTCAAAAGCGATCCTTTTATAACCATTAAAcagaacaaaatataaaaagtctAACAAGAAAGATCCTACACTACTTTCCTAAATCTGATCCCTGAGTAGGCCCGGGTTGGTCGTCTGCTGGCTGTGGCCTCGGAACAGTCTCCTTAGCCTGTGCAACAACCTCCCTGATTGAAAGATTGTCCTCGGGCAACTTGTCCTTCATGGCTAGCTGCGCATCCTCAGCTTCAGGCATAGAGGAGTCCGAGGCTAAAGCCTTCGTTGGGAGAGGCTCTCCAGTCGTGACCTCGTCAGGGATCTCACAAACGTCCTCAGGAAAAAAGATATTCTCAGTTTTCCTAAGATCGGAGTCCGCTGGGACTGCCGCCTGGTCTAAGGCTACACCCCAAGACTGGGTGATGTATTCTTTGCATACAGTAGCCACCTCCTCGACCAGCCTGGCCTCAGCATCCTTGACCCCGCAATCATAAGAGGCTACCACTGCCTTCTTGGCCGCCTCCCTGGCCAGACAGGCCTCCCCCTTAACCTTTGCAAGCTCGGCCTTGAGATCTGAAACCGCCTGCTTCTCTGTCCCAAGATTTTCCTCGGACTGGCGGAGCTGTAGGCGCAGATCCTCAACCTGCTTAGTGGCATTTTTAAGGCCGGCCTTCGCGCTCACCCAGCCCTTCTTGGCCTCCTTTACTTCATGGCTCAGGCTATCGTTTTCCTTCTTGAGGTCGCCAGTAATCCTCTCAACAATGCGACAGGACTGAGTCTCATTATGAAGGTCCTCACGTGCCTTtttggcccactcctcagcaacGAAGATTTGCTGAGTGACCTGCGtcagaaaaataaaagcttaatCAAAAAAGAATGGTGAATAACTAGATGCGTAACAAGAGAACGAGATAGTAAAAGTTTTTGCTTACCAttgccatgtccctcttcagcaACATGAAGAGTTCTGGTTGCTGAGTATCCCGAAGCCCCTTCATGTCGCGAGGCAAAAGAAGAGGCTGCTGCAAGGCCTCAGCCAAGAATGACGCCTCCCGTCGTTGAGATTCCCACAAGGTTGCATCCCAAGAAATTGGAGCGCCATCCAATTCGAGCCGCGAC
This DNA window, taken from Quercus robur chromosome 2, dhQueRobu3.1, whole genome shotgun sequence, encodes the following:
- the LOC126695959 gene encoding uncharacterized protein LOC126695959 → MYNEIEGNYNDVAISTFKRGLLTEHDLRKSLTGKPVTSVRQLMDRIDKYKRVEKDQQMGKGKAKVVPQERRDFRSDHFNSSNRPRRDYVEQSGPTGAQVVHAVFPEPLHKILEKVKCEPFFQWPNRMAGDPSKRNQNLYCAYHQEPGHTTDDCKNLKNHLDRLVREGKLRHLLHRPEQSNVETRQGTLRPPIGTINVILATPRRTGSSPFRVMSVGRFPTEPDERESKRAKASATPLIGFTEEDKQGTLQPHDDALVVTIRIGGYDVKRVLVDQGSAVEVMYPDLYKGLNLKPDDLSPYDSPLVSFEGIIVIPKDMIRLPV
- the LOC126695969 gene encoding uncharacterized protein LOC126695969, coding for MSSPNADKVLFAYIAATSHAVSLVLIREDNGTQRPVYYVSKSLQEAETQYLPLEKAILAVVQATRKLPHYFQAHTVVVLTQLPLKSVLRSADYTGRIAKWGTILGAFDIRYMPRTAIKGQVIANLVAKFAEPTLEGMEMSGSPSADGKLISTVSQHEHNWWKAHIDGAANQRGSGVWLVLVSPEGITIEKSLRLGFSATNNEAEYEAVLEGMSGNTHADSLTTLATSSAQPLPRVILVEDLCCPTTEEANGSRVHNVGAGPNWMDPLVLFLKRDTLPNDKVEANKSGGKLLGSGCPRTPNFTDDHSRGHTCYVCTQRLQNSSWKSYMKGSVEAIRGVGPCGSHRAMTLGYWWPSMHKKALEYVKKCDQCQRFAPNIHQPGEELNPLSSPWPFAQWGLDILGPFPKAAGNKKFLLVSTDYFTKRVEAEALGNIRDVDVKKFVWKNIITRFGTPHTLILDNGLQFDSKVFREYCNELGIINRYSTPAYPQGNGQERWVEELAHVLWTYRTTPRRSTGETPFSLTYGAEAVIPLEINFPTQRTTTFDPIANNRLLEKSLDLLEEKRESAMVHLAYYQQKLKQGYDSKVKSRPLAPGDLVLRKVMGTARNPAWGKLGPN